The sequence below is a genomic window from Acaryochloris thomasi RCC1774.
TTCAGGATCAATCTCTAGGGCACGACTGAGGTCAAAAGCGCTTACCCCCAGGATGGACTCCATCTCGACGGCGGCATCCTCGGTTCGATAAATCTTTGCGATCGCATTCATTACCCGAATCCTGCTTTCTAGATCAGCCAAGTCTGTCTCGCTGACCAGATCGGTTTTATTGAGCAGAATTACATCGGCAAAGGCGATCTGCTCCTGGGCCTCATCTGCCTCCCAGTGCTGATGAATATGCTTGGCATCCACCACCGTCACCACCGCATCGAGACTGAGCTGCGTCTGCATGTCTTCATCGACAAAGAAGGTCTGAATCACCGGAGCCGGATCAGCCAACCCAGTCGTCTCAATCACCATATGGTCAAACTGATCTCGACGCCGCATCAGGTTGCCAATAATGCGAATCAGATCCCCCCGCACAGTGCAGCAAATGCATCCATTATTCATTTCAAAGATTTCTTCATCGGCATCAATCACCAGTTGATTATCAATGCCCACCTCACCAAACTCATTGACGATCACCGCCACCTTCTTGCCATGCTCATGGGTGAGGATGCGGTTGAGCAGTGTGGTCTTCCCGGCTCCGAGATAGCCTGTCAGCACCGTTACAGGAATGGTCTCTAATGTTGCAGCATTAACCATGCAGTTACCCTATCAAGTTGTCCCTATAGAATGATAATCGTTATCATTCTATAGGTCTAAAGAGTTAGAGTCCAGGTATTTTGACGATAACTTTCAGGCCAGCTTGGTCCAGTAATAGTGCAGGGGTTCAATTGCCCTATTCTCAGGTTGCAGCATTAACCTGAGTACAGTTCTGGCACAGGCCAAAAAATTCCAGCGTATGATAAAAAACTTGAAACTGTTGGGTTTGGGCGAGCTGTTGCTCTAGGTCGTGTACAGGGCATTCCTGTAAAGGCAAAGAACGACCACAGTTAACGCAGGTAAAATGATGCCGGTGCGCAGAGGCAATGCTGTAGATGTATTCACCATTAGCGAGAGGCCGCGCCTGGACTTTGCCGATAAGCTGCAGAGCTTTAAGGGCACGGTATACCGTTGCTAAGCCGACCTGTTGCTGCTGTTGTTTCAAGGCTTGATGCAAAGACTGGGCAGACAGCTCTTCTGCAGAGGAAAACAAGACTTCCAGAATTCGCCGTTGATTGGCAGTTAGTTTTTCTTTCATTCTTTATGCTTCCTGCGGTTCCCTGAGAGCAGTGGATGTTGGCGACAAAGTCATGATAGCGATCTGTGGGATAGGTTGCGATCGCATCAACAGCTCAAATCAATGCGATCAATAATTCCTCCGAGGTGATTAAAGTGCAGCAGCTCAGAGTCAGAGAACCCTGCCTTTTGACCTTCCGCTAGACTAGGATTAATCTTTCCACCCCATTGTCCTATGGCTCCTGTCGATGCCATCACCTCTACCTCTAACCCTGAAGTCTTACCGACTCCAGTAGAGGCAAC
It includes:
- a CDS encoding CobW family GTP-binding protein — encoded protein: MVNAATLETIPVTVLTGYLGAGKTTLLNRILTHEHGKKVAVIVNEFGEVGIDNQLVIDADEEIFEMNNGCICCTVRGDLIRIIGNLMRRRDQFDHMVIETTGLADPAPVIQTFFVDEDMQTQLSLDAVVTVVDAKHIHQHWEADEAQEQIAFADVILLNKTDLVSETDLADLESRIRVMNAIAKIYRTEDAAVEMESILGVSAFDLSRALEIDPEFLGEDAHEHDQTVGSVALTESGEIDGERLNGWLGNLLQTQGPDIFRMKGILNIAGEDERFVFQGVHMLFDGRADRPWKANETRKNELVFIGRNLDEAQLSKEFQACLA
- a CDS encoding Fur family transcriptional regulator; the encoded protein is MKEKLTANQRRILEVLFSSAEELSAQSLHQALKQQQQQVGLATVYRALKALQLIGKVQARPLANGEYIYSIASAHRHHFTCVNCGRSLPLQECPVHDLEQQLAQTQQFQVFYHTLEFFGLCQNCTQVNAAT